In the genome of Pelodiscus sinensis isolate JC-2024 chromosome 3, ASM4963464v1, whole genome shotgun sequence, one region contains:
- the NINL gene encoding ninein-like protein isoform X8 encodes MGEEAENKYVSQLQDVYNSCDTTGTGYLDQEELTELCRKLRLERQLPALLQTLLGHDRLARVHFEEFKEGFVAVLAASVDLGVSHEESSYLEPAVPEEIEPTCVTGRRRPGRWASPELQGTAAEPTHYGRDQQVQSSMKSQLRRSASLESVEGPSWERAGQNAGRPGAAAPLRPTPGPPRSAGTGGGCRGAAAALALAERSPPAPVEWQLSGAEASCCSGALRCLKQGQGCERDGPWAGAGPVRGPRGARRLRGPRGARRLRGRGGLREGAWAMEASRGAASLSKEIEEETRRLLLSGGFWGVCLRNRRCRARGAGPARPWRESALPSPADGTASPRRGPGPAVWVDPEPLWQTPAGPWSVALSLKSEEEAEDATDPQEEMLAAQGQVSTWDPGRLGSPGRTDSPRFGMSEGQIRDIWEELDVGGTGYLCKRELARVCRSIGLHELEQEDLEDLFRRLDRDGDGRVSFQEFEFGLSSHGPVSSTPAKQPGQLTPGRRAPGENGPRTASPPPSSSSACPRPFCSLDDGSGWASPAQILSLWAQEGVENAPEILKGLDVGLEERVSLAALAVALDKELLGSGSAVQRAAVASYRHALRYLEALVEQACRERDKAQLDLEKAEKRNLQLVRDVDEHHAAVERHHESRLRDLEQGCRGKLTLIRAEAETDRALLLQHVAAEQAKLEAEIKLLRGEKSSLRERLTSAVQEGGRLRSEAAEVAGKLAEAEKRASKLQKELGCVLQEKLGMVDPHSTELLQQAEHFAEIIREYELQSREFRDRNDELQSELERLRAQLESQQRRAWHQAKGSKLGGSLPPADALQGRDQLLLAGRPPAAGHSGALFGEAGACAVSIETELLLEQLKEQLQDLRIQLETQVNYYEREMELLKRSFERERKDIEQGFKLEISELEEQKADLEQLNMKSQEVIDGLREQLQKCAPSPELEQRLETERSEMEQYYAKEICSLGQRLAQERDQLEEEMRVQHRKELQSMRTHVDELQREKAKALSETDKLNQLGCQVQELEEELERARQECQTLRLTVVQLREELEERQDQRARSVVGDRLLKDLYVENAQLLQALQAAEQRHKTAENKNWALEDKLSALNHLLRRLVQASLSV; translated from the exons ATGGGCGAGGAAGCGGAGAACAAGTACGTGTCCCAGCTCCAGGATGTCTATAACAGCTGCGACACCACGGGCACGGGCTACCTGGACCAAGAGGAGCTGACGGAGCTGTGTCGCAAGCTCCGGCTGGAGAGGCAGCTGCCTGCACTTCTCCAAACTCTCCTGGGACACGACCGCTTGGCCAGG GTTCACTTTGAGGAGTTCAAAGAAGGCTTCGTGGCAGTGCTGGCCGCCAGCGTTGACCTGGGCGTTTCCCACGAGGAGAGCAGCTACTTGGAGCCAG CCGTCCCGGAGGAAATCGAGCCCACGTGTGTGACGGGGAGGAGGAGGCCTGGCCGCTGGGCGAGCCCCGAGCTGCAAGGCACCGCGGCGGAACCCACCCACTATGGACGAGATCAGCAAGTTCAAAGCAGCATGAAGAGTCAGCTGAGGCGCTCGGCCTCTCTGGAGAGCGTGGAG GGCCCCAGCTGGGAACGTGCTGGGCAGAATGCGGGACGTCCCGGCGCGGCTGCCCCGCTGCGCCCGACCCCAGGCCCGCCGAGGTCAGCGGGCACCGGAGGGGGCTGCCGAGGGGCGGctgcggccctggccctggcggaGAGGTCGCCTCCCGCCCCTGTggaatggcagctgtccggggcagAGGCGTCCTGCTGCAGCGGGGCCCTGCGGTgcctaaagcaagggcagggctgtgagcgagacgggccgtgggcaggagctgggcccgTGCGTGGCCCCCGAGGAGCGCGGAGGCTGCGTGGCCCCCGAGGAGCGCGGAGGCTGCGTGGCCGGGGCGGGCTccgggaaggggcctgggcaatGGAAGCCAGCCGAGGGGCTGCATCACTGAGCAAGGAAATCGAGGAGGAGACGCGGAGGCTGCTCCTGTCCGGCGGCTTCTGGGGGGTTTGTTTACGGAACCGCCGCTGCAGGGCGAGGGGAGCAGGACCTGCTCGCCCGTGGAGGGAAAGCGCGCTGCCCTCCCCGGCTGATGGAACTGCGAGTCCCAGGCGTGGCCCCGGCCCGGCCGTCTGGGTGGATCCCGAGCCGCTGTGGCAGACTCCGGCCGGCCCTTGGTCCGTCGCTCTG AGCCTGAAATCCGAGGAAGAAGCAGAAGATGCTACAGACCCGCAGGAGGAAATGTTGGCGGCGCAAG GTCAAGTGAGCACCTGGGACCCGGGCCGGCTGGGCAGCCCCGGACGCACGGACAGCCCCCGCTTTGGCATGTCGGAGGGGCAGATTCGGGACATCTGGGAAGAACTCGATGTCGGGGGCACGGGCTACCTCTGCAAGCGGGAGCTGGCACGGGTCTGTAGGAGCATTGGGCTCCAcgagctggagcaggag GACCTTGAGGATCTGTTCCGCAGGCTGGACAGGGATGGCGACGGCCGAGTGAGCTTCCAGGAGTTTGAGTTTGGCCTGTCCAGCCACGGGCCTGTTTCTTCCACGCCCGCCAAGCAGCCCGGGCAGCTGACACCGGGTCGGCGG GCTCCCGGGGAGAACGGACCCAGAACTGCTTCCCCGCCGCCGTCCTCCAGCTCGGCGTGTCCCCGGCCCTTCTGCTCCCTGGACGACGGCAGCGGCTGGGCGAGTCCTGCGCAGATCCTCTCCCTCTGGGCCCAGGAGGGCGTGGAAAATGCCCCGGAGATTCTCAAG GGTCTGGATGTTGGCCTGGAGGAGAGGGTGAGCCTGGCGGCGCTGGCCGTGGCCCTCGACAAGGAGCTGCTGGGTTCCGGGAGCGCAGTGCAGCGCGCAGCCGTCGCTTCCTACAGACACGCGCTGCGCTACCTGGA GGCGCTGGTGGAGCAGGCCTGCCGGGAGCGGGACAAGGCGCAGCTGGACTTGGAGAAGGCGGAGAAACGGAACCTACAGCTGGTCAGGGACGTGGACGAGCACCACGCGGCCGTGGAGCGCCACCACGAGAGCAGGCTCCG GGATCTGGAGCAAGGCTGCCGGGGGAAGCTGACCCTTATCAGAGCCGAGGCGGAGACGGACCGGGCGCTGCTCCTGCAGCATGTGGCCGCCGAGCAGGCGAAACTGGAAGCAGAAATAAAACTCCTGCGGGGCGAGAAGAGCAGCCTGAGGGAGAGGCTGACTTCAGCAGTGCAG GAGGGCGGGAGGCTGCGGAGCGAGGCTGCGGAAGTCGCCGGGAAGCTGGCGGAGGCTGAGAAGCGGGCGTCGAAGCTGCAGAAGGAGCTGGGCTGCGTGTTGCAAGAGAAG CTGGGCATGGTGGATCCGCACAGCAcggagctgctccagcaggcaGAGCACTTTGCAGAGATCATCCGGGAATACGAGCTGCAGAGCCGG GAATTCCGGGATAGGAACGACGAGCTGCAGAGCGAGCTGGAGAGGCTGCGGGCCCAGCTGGAGAGCCAGCAGCGCCGGGCCTGGCACCAAGCCAAGGGCAGCAAGCTGGGAGGAAGCCTGCCGCCTGCCG ACGCGCTCCAGGGCAGAGACCAGCTCCTCCTGGCGGGCCGGCCGCCTGCTGCAGGCCACAGCG GCGCGCTCTTCGGAGAAGCCGGCGCCTGCGCAGTGAGCATAGAAACCGAGCTCCTGCTAGAGCAGCTGAAAGAGCAGCTCCAGGACCTGAGGATCCAGCTGGAGAcccag GTCAATTACTACGAGCGGGAAATGGAGCTGCTGAAAAGGAGCTttgagagggagaggaaggacatTGAGCAAGGCTTTAAGCTGGAGATCAGCGAGCTGGAAGAGCAGAAGGCCGACCTGGAGCAGCTCAACATGAAATCCCAGGAGGTGATCGATGGCTTGAGAGAGCAGCTGCAGAAATGCGCTCCCAGCCCGGAgctggagcagaggctggagacggagcGGTCGGAGATGGAGCAGTATTATGCCAAAGAGATTTGCAGCCTGGGCCAGCGGCTGGCTCAGGAAAGGGACCAGCTGGAAGAGGAGATGAGGGTGCAGCACAGGAAGGAGCTGCAGTCGATGAG GACACACGTGGATGAACTGCAGAGAGAGAAGGCAAAGGCGCTGTCGGAGACAGACAAGTTAAATCAGCTG